The stretch of DNA GGAAGTACTATGCACAAATTGATTCGAACCTTCCATTTTAGCCGCAGCAGCCATAAAAGATTTATTTGCAAAGCTCTCAATGAACTCCTGTTTATACCCTGTAACAAGGTCCCAATTCGAAAAATCAGCACCTACCCCACTTGCATATTCCTTTAATACCCCTGGTTGATCATTTTCAGGGTCTATACTAAAAGAAACAAGCTGGGCATCTACATCTTCATCAGCTAATTGACGCTGCAATTCGGCCATGTTTGCCGTCATAGGAGAGCAGACCGTATCGCAATTGGTAAACATAAAGTCAGCTACCCACACTTTTCCCTTTAATTTAGAAAAAGAAAACGTCTCTCCATCTTGGTTAATCCCTTCGAAATTGCCTACTTTCATATGAAGTGGAAAATCATTCTCCACCTTCTTTTCTTCCCTAGAGCAAGCAGATAGAACCATTACGGAAAGGAGAAGAAAAAATACACGTTTCAACGAAAACCACCCTTTTTCACAAAAAGGTGCCGAGTCAAATGACACCAGCACCTTTCATTCGTTATTAGTTAATGAATTGTGAATCAATTAATGACGCAAAATCTGGTTTTTCCTTCAAGAACTTAAGCTCAACAGAAGAGTTAGCGAAGTCTTGGATGACATCCTTATTGACATCAGTTGTAAATCGGATATTTTCCCAAGCACCATCAACAATAGCCTTATCTAGTTCTTGTTTTGTAGTCTCTTTAATGCTCTTAATAGTAATTTCTTTTGCTTCATCAGGATTATTTTTGATAAAAGCAATCGCCTCATTTTGTGCATCTACGATCTTTTGAATAAGGTCTTTGTCCGCTTTAATTTTCTTGCCGCTTGAT from Bacillus sp. SLBN-46 encodes:
- a CDS encoding SCO family protein: MKRVFFLLLSVMVLSACSREEKKVENDFPLHMKVGNFEGINQDGETFSFSKLKGKVWVADFMFTNCDTVCSPMTANMAELQRQLADEDVDAQLVSFSIDPENDQPGVLKEYASGVGADFSNWDLVTGYKQEFIESFANKSFMAAAAKMEGSNQFVHSTSFYLVDEKGIVVQKYEGVSEPPYEQIVNDIKSIQ